DNA sequence from the Xylanivirga thermophila genome:
TTTAGTAATTTCCATTTCCTTGTTTGTAGGATGCAGTGAAAAAGGAAAAGATGACAATCTTATTAGAATAGGTGTATCACCTGAACCCCATGGGAAAATGGTAGAGCTCGTCAAAGAAGATTTGGAAAAGGAAGGTATAAAGCTGAAGATAATTGAATTTACAGACTATATAAAGCCAAATCTTGCCTTGGCTGAAGGGGAATTAGATGCAAACTTCTTTCAGCATGAACCATATATGAATGAGTTTAAGGAAAAGAAAAAGATAGATATAGTATCCATCGGTGGAGTTCATATTGAGCCAATGGGACTCTATTCTTCAAAGATTGATTCCATAGATGAATTAGAGGAAAATGCTGAAATTGCTATACCAAATGACCCCACAAATGGTGGAAGGGCCCTTTTGCTCCTTGAAAAATTCGGACTTATAAAGCTTAAGGAAGGTGTAGGAGTTTTGGCAACTGAAAATGATATTGAGGAAAATCCTAAAAATTTAAAGATTACACCATTAGAGGCTGCCCAACTGCCAAGGATATTAAAGGATGTAGATGGGGCGGTTATAAATGGCAACTTTGCTCTACAAGCTGGATTAATACCTACTAAGGATGCTGTTATACTTGAGGAAAAGGATTCTCCATATGCCAATATAATAGCAGTAAGGACCGAAGAGAAGGATGAAGAAAAGTTTGTTAAACTGATGGAAGCCCTAAGAAGCGAAAAAATCAAGAAATATATAGAGGAAAACTATAATGAAGGGGTTATACCGGCATTTTAATCCTCAGTTAAAATCATATAATGGGTGAATTTGACAGAGTCTAATATAAATATTAGACTCTGTTTTACTTTAATTTGTAAATTGAATTATAAATTGATGCTATCGGCATTAGCAAAATGATTGCTTAAACAGTAAAATTACGATATAATATTAATATAAATACTAAATTGTGGGAATCAAGAATTAAGAGGAGGGGTATTATGAAGCTTGTCATTGCGGTGGTACAGGATGAAGATGCTCATAAGCTCATATCTACGCTTATGGGGGAAGGATATGGTGTTACCAAATTGGCAACTACAGGGGGCTTTTTGAAGGCAGGGAATACCACACTGCTCATAGGTATAGACAATGATAAGATGGATGAGGTCATTTCTATAATAGAGAAGATATGCAAGAGCAGGAAACAGGTTGCAACTTCCCCATCACCTATTGCAGGTACGGCGGGAGTATATGTGCCCTATCCCGTAGAGGTTACAATAGGCGGTGCTACGGTATTTGTAGTTGATGTGGAGAAGTTCGTTAAACTATGAAAATAGACGGTATAAACTATAGGAGAGAAAATTTCTCCCAGATACAGGATCGTGCATTAGCTATGTCGGCTGGCAGCAATAGTGCTATTTCCTTTGAAGATGCCCTCCATGGCAGCCACTACAAGGTGGTAAGTGAGCAGCTTGCTGAAATTATAGCGGATATAGATGAACAAGGTAGACGCTTGTCAAAAAATAGACGGCTAGAGGATCTTGTGCATTATAAAAGGGCGGTGGCAAGGTTTCTGGATACTGCTATGGAGAATATGTTTGAGCTGAAGAGGGATACCAGCTTTGATAGATGGGGCGGGCACAATATACACACCATAGCAAAGCTGGTAGATGAAAAGCTTGGGGAACTTACAAGGCAGATATTAGACAAGGAGCAAGATAGAATAGATATTGTAAGTATTATTGATGATATTAGAGGACTTTTAATGGATGTTTTTACGTGATAGAATATGTGTAAGTTTTTCTTGGAGGTACAAAACAATATGAATTCATTTAAGATACATGGGCAATCCGTGTTGGTTGATAAGCTATCGGGAATAGTATCCAGCGGGAGGATTGCCCATGCATATTTATTTACAGGACCTGAAGGTATAGGTAAAAGGACTATAGCCGATTGGTTTGCCCAGACGATTCTATGCACAGGCCAAACAGACAAGCCTTGCGGGGTATGTCATTCATGTATACAGTACCAGTCGGGAAACCATCCTGATGTAGTATATGTAGAGCCGGAAGGCAATAAGATAAAAGTAGATTCTATACGGGATAATGTGATAACTGCCGCCCATGTGAAGCCCTATCAAAGCAGATATAAGATATTTATGATAGATGATGCCCACACTATGAATGTTAATGCCCAGAATGCCCTTTTGAAAACATTAGAAGAACCCCCGGACTTTGTTATTATAATGATGATGTCGGATAATGATAACAGTATGCTTCAAACGGTGCTGTCAAGGTGCCAGAGGATTCCTATCCCGCCTTTATCTGATAGTGAGATATGCCAGATAATAAAGGAAAATGTTGAAATATCAGAGGAAGACGCCTTTGTATATGCCAAATTATCAGAAGGGATACCGGGGAGGGGTATTAAATTAGCCGGATCTTCTGATTTTCGTAATCTTCGGAATGGGGTACTTGATATTATGGTAAAGATGTTTAATATACCTATGTGGGAAGTCTTTGAGCATACCAGTTTCTTTATAGAGAACAAGGAAGATATGGGAACTATTTTGGATATATTATTGCTTTGGCTAAGGGATATAATGGTATATAAAGAGACTGGCGATGATAGACTCATTCTAAATATGGATAAAATATCTTCCATAAGGCAGGAGGCAAAACTCTTTACAATAAACGGTATACAATGTATGATAGAAGAAGTGGAAAAAACTAAAAAAATGTTAGATAGTAATACAAACTATCAACTTACAATAGAAAACCTACTTATGGCTTTTAGAAGGGAGAAGGGGCAATATGCTTAAGCAGCTAGTTGCAGGCGTACGTTTTAAAAAAGCAGGAAAAATCTATTATTTTGCTCCCAATGATATAGAACTTTGTGCAGGCGACCATGTAATAGTGGAGACTGCAAGGGGTATAGAATATGGTGAGGTAGTGGTAGCGCCTAAATATGTTTCTGAAGATGATATAGTATCTCCACTAAAAAATGTTATTCGTAAAGCTACTCAAGAGGACGAAGATAAGGTTCAGGACAATTTAAATAAGGCAAAAGATGCCTTTGATATATGTATAAAGAAGATAGAAGAGCATGATTTGCCAATGAAACTTATAGATGTGGAATATACATTTGACAATAATAAGATAATATTCTATTTCACTGCAGAGGGCAGGGTGGATTTTAGAGAGCTAGTAAGGGATTTAGCATCCATATTCCGCACCAGGATAGAGCTTAGACAGATAGGCGTAAGGGATGAGGCCAAGATGGTAGGCGGTCTTGGAATATGCGGTCATAATATGTGTTGCTGTGCATTCTTGGGAGAATTTGATCCCGTATCTATAAAGATGGCAAAGGAACAGGGTCTTTCCCTTAATCCCGCCAAGATTTCCGGTGTATGTGGAAGACTTATGTGCTGCTTGAGATATGAGCAATGTACCTATGAAAAGGCTAGGAGAAAAATGCCCCGCGTGAATGCAGGGGTCATTACAAGCTATGGTCATGGGACTGTAGTAGAAACCAATGTACTACTTGAGACTGCCAAGGTAAAAGTCCTCTTAGAGGATGGTACCTATGAAGTATTGGAATTTAAAGTAGATGATATAGAAGTACTGAAAAACCAGGCTGCTTCTGAGGATATAGATATTGAAATCGACGAGGAATTAGATGAAGAAATAAAATCTTTATTAGATGATTGAAACATTGTATAAACAATGATAAAATGATGTCGATGTTTTGGGGATCCAATGTAAGGAGGTGAGGTCTAAATGGCTCACAAGATTAGCGAGGAATGTATTGCTTGCGGAGCATGTCAGGCAGAATGCCCTGTAGATGCAATCTCTGAAGGTGATGGTATTTATGTAATAGATGCTGACACTTGCATTGATTGTGGTGCTTGTGCAGATGTTTGTCCGGTAGGTGCTCCACAGCCCGAAGAATAATAAAAAGGGACCTGATCGTTTATATGCGATTGGGTTCTTTTTTTGTTATAGCGTCACATTTCAAGGTAAAGGTTACAAATATTAAGATACTAGGTCCGCAAGGAGTATGGTATAATATACGGGGTAAAAAAACAGGCTATTATAATAGTCAATATATAAGGATATAAAGGTGTATATTATGAGAATTGCTATAGAGATACAGCCCATTTTAGAAAAACATATGACTGGAGTAGGCTTTTATACCTACGAGATGGTGAAAAGGTTAAGGGATTTAAAAGCTTTAGAAGATGAGTACTATCTTTTGGGTATGGATTTTTTTAATAATGCCAATAGATTGGATCCATATCTTGATAAAAAGGTAGAGCTTAGGACAAATGGCATGATGCACTATGGCATATACAGACGTATATGGCATCTAATGCCATTTTTAGATTATGGCAAATTTTTTGGTACTGAGGCCGATATATTTCATTTTTTTAATTTTGTATCCCCACCCTATGTAAAGGGTAAGACCATAGTTACGGTATATGATATGGTATATAAGATGTTTCCCGATACTATGGAAAAGGCCAATTATAAAAAGCTAGATAGGAATCTTAAAAGCTCATGCGATAGGGCAGATGCCATACTTACCATATCAGAGAACAGCAAAAGGGAGATAGTAAGGTTTTTAAACGTACCGGAGGAAAAGGTATTTATCATAAATCCTGCTGTTGACCATTATATATATAGACCCATAGATGATATGGATGAAGTTGGGCGGGTAATAGATAAATACAATCTGCCGGATAAATATTTTCTATACCTTGGGACATTGGAGCCTAGGAAAAACATAAAATCCATAATAGAGGCATTTAAGATACTGAAGGACAGGCATAATTCAGATTATGGACTTGTCCTAGCAGGAAAAAAGGGATGGATGTACGATAGCATATTTGAGATGGTAAAGAGGCTGGAGCTTGAGGATAGTGTATTTTTTCCAGGATATATAGATGATAGTGATAAGCCATATTTATATGCTGGTGCAAGGGCATTTTTATTCCCTTCATTATATGAAGGCTTTGGCATGCCACCCCTTGAGGCAATGGCATGTGGTACCCCTGTTATTGTATCGAATACATCGTCTCTGCCAGAGGTAGTTGGGGACGCAGGGATCATGATACCCCCCAACGATATTGAAAAAATGAGTGATAGCATGTATAATATTGCACAAGATTATGAAAATTATAGCGATTTAAGGCAAAAGGGACTAAGGCAGGCTGATATGTTTAGCTGGGACAAGTCTGTAAAAGAGCTTTTATCCCTCTATAGCCTCATGGGGAGATAGATATGGAAAAATATAAAATGGCCATAAATGCCCTTATAATGGATGAGAAAAAAGCAGGTATTGGGAGTTATGTATTTGAGCTTTTAAATGAAATAAAAAATATACCCATTGATTTTTCTATAGATGTGCATATACAACAACATATGAAGCAATATTTTGATGATACACCTAATATTACCTTTGTTTCCCATGGAGATTTTTCATCCAGTAAAAGGAGAATTCTATACGAGCAGCTAAGGATGCCGCATGTATATAATAATGAAGGTTATGCACTGGTGCATTTTGTAGATTATCTATCTCCCGCTTTGCCCATCCGTGCAAAGCGGTTATTTACTTTACATGATTTATCATTTTTTAAGCTTCCCGAATGCTTTACAGCAGGTAGTAGGCATATAAAGCAGTTTTTTACCGATTGGGGAGTAAAAAGGGCCAGTGGTATAATATGTGTATCACAAAATACCAAGGATGACCTGTTAGATAGATACCCATTTATCAAGGAAAAGGATGTATATGTGATAAACCTTGGGGTAAATAGGAATATAAAGTTTACTAAAGATGACAAAAAAAAGAAAAATATATTGCATAAATTCGGAATAGATGATAGGTTTATATTGTATGTAGGCACATTGGAGCCTAGAAAAAATGTGGAGAGAATAGTTAAGGCCTATGGGATAGCAGTAAGGCAGGGAGGCATCCCTCAAAAATTAGTGCTTTGCGGTAAAGAGGGATGGAAGGCCGAAGGGATATTTAAGGCTATAGAGGATAGCGGATTAGAGGATCGCATAATAATAACAGGGTATGTATCAGATGATGAATTACCATATTTTTATAATGCCGCAGATATGTTTGTATACCCCTCCATATATGAAGGGTTTGGCCTACCGCCCCTAGAGGCAATGTCCTTTGGTGTGCCAACCATAACATCTAATACATCTTCACTTCCTGAAGTGGTGGGAGATGGGGCTATTACCGTTAATCCATACGATGAAGGGGAGATTGCCCTGGCAATTACAGATGTATTAAAAGATCCTCATAAAGCTAGTATGCTGGCTGAAAAGGGTAAGGGTAGGGCAGCGGGGTTTAGCTGGTACACTACTGCAAATGAGACTGTAGAGATATATAAAAAAATACTTATGGAGGATAATTACAGTTGAAAGTAGCGATTGTTCATGACTGGATAACCTGTCCTGGGGGGGCAGAGACAGTTATAAAGGAGATGCTTGAAGTCTTTCCCCAGGCACATATATATACATCCATATATAATGAGGATGTTATGGGCGGGTATTTCGGAGATACCCCCATATATACATCATTTATAAACAAAAAGCCCTTTGCAAAACGGAAACATTCCATATACTTAAACTATATGCCAAAGGCGTTTGAGAGCTTTGATTTAAATGGGTATGACGTGGTGATATCTTCGTCGACTAGCTGTGCAAAGGGTGTAATCACCGATGCCAATACCCTTCATATATGTTACTGCAATACGCCCATGCGCTACGCCTGGGATATGTATTTTGACTATATGGCAGGGGTCAATCCAATAGCTAAGGGGTATATAAAGAGATCCCTACATAAAATTCGCATATGGGACGTAGTATCGGCAAACAGGGTGGATTATTTTATAGCTAATTCCCATAATATAGCAAGGCGGATAAAAAAACACTATAGGCGGGGGTCTTATGTGATATACCCACCGGTGGATACCAGTATAGGTATGGAGAAAGGGATATCAGATGAAGGTTATTATCTAGTATTATCTAGGTTGGTAAAATATAAAAGGATAGACTTAGCAGTTTTGGCATTTAATAAGCTGAACAAACCATTGGTGGTGGCGGGAGAAGGGCCGGAGCTTGACAATCTAAAGGCTATGGCTAATCCTAATATAAAGTTTGTAGGTAGGATATCAGATGAGGAAAAGATAGATTATTTTAGAAGGTGTCGGGCTTTTGTATTTCCTGGTGAAGAGGATTTTGGTATAACTCCAGTAGAAGCCCAGGCCTTTGGAAAGCCGGTTATAGCCTATGGTAAGGGTGGTGCACTGGAAACGGTAATAGACGGTAAAACCGGTGTGTTCTTCTACGATCAGGATGCAGATAATCTAGCTGATGCGGTGGACAGGCTGGAGGGGCTGGAGTTTAACCCAGAGGCAATAAGGGAAAATGCCCTTAAATTTGATAAAGGGGCATTTAAAAAGCAATTGGAGGATTTTGTGATGGACAAGTATCGTATTTTTAATACAGAAGAGTGGTGAAATTATGTTAGCACCAAAACATTCTATACGAAAGCGATGGATAATGCTCCTGGATGTTATTTTGACCATAATATCGTTTATACTTGCGTATTATACCAGGACTTTTGATATATTTCATAAACACGGAAAGCTATATGATTTTGAACAGTACACATGGTTATTGTGGGTGATAATACCCACTTGGCCCATAATACTAAAGCAGTTTGGACTATATAATGGGGTTATACACGGTGATATAAAAAAACTAATAGGTGCCCTTATGAAGACCGTTATAGTAGGTTCTCTCATATTAGCATCTGCAATATTTATAACCAAACACGCCCTTTTTAGTCGTTTATTTGTAGGTTTTTTTATAGTATATAATTTTACATTCCTATTAGTAGAAAAATTAACTTTAAGGCACCTTTATATGAAAAAGCGGGACAAGGTGCGTGGAAGCAGATTAGCCCTCGTTTCCACTGATGAAGGTGTAGTAAAATTTTTGCGCCTTATGGAGCTGGAAGAGGATATAAGGGTAAGCATAGCAGGGTATTTTAGCATAGATAATGGTAGGGACACCATTGAAGGTATACAGTGTTTAGGGCCAATTGACTGGCTGGGGAATTATATAAAGAATCAGCCCATAGATGAGGTTATATTTATACTGCCAAAGGATTATATAAGCGAGATAGAACCATATATTGCAGATTGTGAAGAGATGGGCATAACGGTGCATATGCTTTTGGATCTATACAATCTCAAGATATCAAAAACCAAGGTGAGCTATTTAGGTCATATACCCCTGCTTACATTTTATACGGTGACACTAGATGAGGGCGCCCTTTTATTGAAACGGATACTCGATATTATAGGGGCTATAGTAGGACTTATAATAACAGGTATATTGTTTGTAATATTTGCACCCATTATAAAAAAGGAATCTCCGGGTCCGGTATTTTATTCCCAACCCAGGGTGGGCAAAAATGGCAGGGTATTTAAGCTCTATAAATTTAGATCTATGTACCAGGATGCCGATGAACGCAAGAAGGAACTGGAGCATCTTAATATGATGAAGGGTGCCATATTTAAGATAGAGGATGATCCAAGGATAACCAAGATAGGTAAGTTCATGCGTAAATATAGCTTAGATGAATTTCCCCAGTTCTATAATGTACTAAAGGGCGATATGAGCCTGGTAGGGACACGTCCCCCCACCCTTGAAGAGGTGGAGCATTATGAAAATTGGCATAGGAGGCGTCTTAGCATAAAACCCGGCATAACGGGGATGTGGCAGGTAAGTGGACGCAATGAAATAGAGGATTTTGATGAAATAGTAGCTTTGGATGTAAAGTATATAGACAACTGGTCCATAGCCCTTGATCTAAAGATAATATTCAAGACCATAGGTGCGGTGTTTAATAAGACGGGCATGTAATATTTTACATTTGTTTACTTTTATATGGCTATATGATAAAATTATAAGTTGTTTAAGTAAAGGTGGCGAAACTTTTTATATGATAAAGGATATAAAGGATGTATATAGTTACAGGGAGATGCTTAGAAGCCTGGTTAAAAAGGATTTGCGTACTAGATACAAGGGCTCCTTTTTAGGTTTTCTATGGACATTTGTAAATCCCCTATTGCAGCTTGTGGTTTATACGGTGATATTTTCTACCATAATGCGTATGAATATAGATAAATTCTATATGTTTTTGTTTGTGGCATTAGTACCTTGGATATTTTTTTCTACATCGGTACAGCTTAGCACAAGCAGTATAGTTGGGAACAAGGAACTGGTAAAGAAGATATATTTTCCTAGGGTAGTGCTGCCTATGGCAGTGGTTAATTCCGGATTTATGAACATGCTTTTTTCTTTTGTAATAGTACTAATTGCCGTTTTAATATCTGGTATTGGCATAAACTGGACTATAATATATTTACCCCTTGTAATGTTGGCTGAGTACATACTTACATTGGGTTTTTCCATACTCTTCTCTGCCCTTAATGTATATTTTAGAGATCTTGAACATCTCCTAGGTATAATACTTATGGCGTGGTTTTATTTTACGCCCATAGTATTTCCGGTTGAGATGATACCTGCAAAATATTTTAAGCTGTTTATGCTAAACCCAGTAACCCATGTAATATTGCCCTACAGGGATATACTCTATTACGGAGTGGCACCTGATATTAAGATGATAGGGATTAGTATACTCATAGGCTTATTGCTTCTTATATTCAGTTTTGAAGTATTTGATAGATTACAGAAGAATTTTGCGGAGGAGATCTAGATGGTAGTCATAAAAGCGAAAGATGTATGGAAAAAGTACAGGATATATTACGATAGGGGTACTACCTTAAAGGAGAAGGTATTATTCAGGAAGAGGAATAGATATGAGGACAGATGGGTATTAAAAGGCGTAACGCTGGATATAGAAAAGGGTTGGGCTGTAGGTCTTATAGGTGAAAACGGCTCAGGGAAAAGTACCCTGCTTAAATTGTTTACCAGAATAATATATCCCAATAAAGGTGCTATAGAGATGACAGGCAAGGTGGCGAGTCTCTTGGAACTGGGAGCCGGGTTTCACCCGGATATGACAGGGCGGGAGAATATATATACCAATGCCTCTATATTTGGACTTACAAAGGAAGAGATAGATGCACAGCTGGATGATATAATAGCATTTTCAGAGCTTGAAGAGTTTATAGACAATCCTGTGCGTACATACTCCTCAGGTATGTATATGCGCCTAGCCTTTGCAGTGGCTATAAACGTAAAGGCCGACATACTCCTAATAGATGAGATATTGGCAGTTGGTGATGTGAATTTTCAGAAAAAATGTTTTAACAAGCTGAAGGAGCTAAAAAGGGAAGGTACTACAATAGTAATAGTATCCCATGATCTATCTAGCATAGAAAATATGTGTGATATGGCAGTATGGCTCAATAAGGGCGAGGTAAAGGCTATAGGTAATACCAAGCAGGTAATAGATGATTATATGCAGTACATGAATAGAAAACGGGAGATTGCCATAGAAAAGGAGCATGGACAGCATGAAGATCAGGGGAAACAACAGAAGAATGATGAGGGTAAGCAGCCTCTTAAGAGTGCTGAAGCCAAATCTAACGAAGACGATGGGGTAAAATGGGTAGACAATGCGAAGCGTTGGGGTAGTCGTGATATAGAGATAATTAATGTAACGATGGTAGATGATGGGGGAACAGAAAGACACAGTGTAAACTGGGGTGATAGGGTGTGTATACGTATATCCTATAAACGCCACAGACCAGTAGATGAGCACGTATTTGGTATAGGTATAACAAATCAAGATGATATACATTGCTATGGGACTAATACAGATATAGACGGTATAGAGATAGAAGAGATAGAGGACGAGGGTATTATAGATTTTGTAATTGATAAGATGACTTTAGTTGAAGGTAGATATTTCATAGATGTTGCTGCTCATGCAAAAGATGGGAGGGCGTATGACTATAGAAGGGGTATTTATGAATTTATGGTGGTGTCTCCCATAAAGGATGTAGGAGTAGCAAGGCTAGGGCATGAATGGATATTAAAATAAACATGCGGGGTGATAAAATGAGTGATGATTTTTTGGAAATAAGGGATGATACCGTAGATGTTCAGGAGATAATGGCGGACATAAGAAAGAGCCTTAAAGAACGGGGTATACATGAAGAGGACTTTCCTAATGTACTATCCTTTGTAGGTCAGGGCGGTATGCCTGGTGAAAGTATACAGGATGATATGCTGACGATAAATAGTGAATGGGAGGTAGTGGCAGATAGGCCTATTACGTCCCATAGAAAGGTTTTGGGGCCTATTATAGTGTTCTTTAAAAAGGCGATTAGAAAGTGTCTTAGATGGTACATAAACCCCATTGTTGATAAACAGCGAACATTTAATGCTGCTATTGTACGGGTTATAAATAGTATAAAAGGCAGTCAAGATGAAACTCAGGCTAGAATAGCCCAGCTGGAAGGGGAAATAGGCAGGTTGCAGCAGGAACTAAATGCAGGGGATACTATTAGGCGTATGCAGGCTGTAGAGGATAATATACGCGGAATAAATAAAGGCATGCAAAAGCAAAAGGAAATATCCCTTATAACTTCAGAGCGGGTAAGGCGCATAGAAGGTGCCTTAAAGAGAGAAGGGCGTATAGAGAATGGGACATCGTCAATTCCTGAGGTGCAATATGAGGATGCAGATATAGACTATTTTCTATTTGAACAGATGCATAGGGGCAGTCGTGAGGAGATAAAGGATCGACAAAGGGTATACCTTAAATATTTTGAAGATAAAGAGCATATATTGGATATTGGTTGTGGACGAGGTGAATTCATAGAACTTCTCATGGATGAAGGTAAGACTGACGTAAAGGGAATAGACTTAAATGATGATATGGTAATCTATTGCAAAGAACAGGGCTTACCAGTGGAAAAGATAGATGCTTTAAGTTATTTAAAGGAAATACAGCAAGGGGAAGTGGAGGGTATATACATGGGACAGGTGGTAGAACACCTATCTCCTGCTGATATGGTACGCATAATACGTATGGCCTATGAAAAATTAGCAAAAGGTGGGGTATTTATAGCAGAGACAGTAAATCCCATGTGTTTATCCGTATTTGCCAATGCGTTTTATGTAGATCCTTCCCATGTAAAACCTGTTCATCCTTTGACTTTGGAATTTATAATGCAGACTCAAGGGTTTAGAAATGTTGAAACTATATATCTCTCAGAGATAAAGGAAAAACTTCCGCAGATTAAGGGAAATGGAATAAGTAACGCAGATGAATTTAATAAGGGTATAGATAGACTAAATAACCTTTTATTTAGCAATCAGGACTATGCTATAATAGGTTGGAAATAGGGATGATGATATGAAGAAGATAGCATTTGTACCTCCGTGGTTTGGATTAAAAATTCCTGGGGGAGCAGAGGCTGCCTGCCGGGATATAGCATTTCATTTGAAGGATGCGGGGGTAGAGGTAGAAATACTGACTACTTGTGTTGAGAAGTTTGCAAGTGATTGGAATGTAAATTACTATAGACCAGGGGTTGAGATTATAGAAGGGATCCCTATTAAGAGATTTAAGGTAACAAAAAGGGATACAAAGGCATTTGATAGGGTAAATGCAAAACTCATAAAGGGTATGCCGGTTACATTGGAAGAAGAGGAGATATTCTTCCGTGAGATGGTAAATAGTGAGGCCCTCTAT
Encoded proteins:
- a CDS encoding sugar transferase, which produces MLAPKHSIRKRWIMLLDVILTIISFILAYYTRTFDIFHKHGKLYDFEQYTWLLWVIIPTWPIILKQFGLYNGVIHGDIKKLIGALMKTVIVGSLILASAIFITKHALFSRLFVGFFIVYNFTFLLVEKLTLRHLYMKKRDKVRGSRLALVSTDEGVVKFLRLMELEEDIRVSIAGYFSIDNGRDTIEGIQCLGPIDWLGNYIKNQPIDEVIFILPKDYISEIEPYIADCEEMGITVHMLLDLYNLKISKTKVSYLGHIPLLTFYTVTLDEGALLLKRILDIIGAIVGLIITGILFVIFAPIIKKESPGPVFYSQPRVGKNGRVFKLYKFRSMYQDADERKKELEHLNMMKGAIFKIEDDPRITKIGKFMRKYSLDEFPQFYNVLKGDMSLVGTRPPTLEEVEHYENWHRRRLSIKPGITGMWQVSGRNEIEDFDEIVALDVKYIDNWSIALDLKIIFKTIGAVFNKTGM
- a CDS encoding ABC transporter permease — translated: MIKDIKDVYSYREMLRSLVKKDLRTRYKGSFLGFLWTFVNPLLQLVVYTVIFSTIMRMNIDKFYMFLFVALVPWIFFSTSVQLSTSSIVGNKELVKKIYFPRVVLPMAVVNSGFMNMLFSFVIVLIAVLISGIGINWTIIYLPLVMLAEYILTLGFSILFSALNVYFRDLEHLLGIILMAWFYFTPIVFPVEMIPAKYFKLFMLNPVTHVILPYRDILYYGVAPDIKMIGISILIGLLLLIFSFEVFDRLQKNFAEEI
- a CDS encoding ABC transporter ATP-binding protein, producing the protein MVVIKAKDVWKKYRIYYDRGTTLKEKVLFRKRNRYEDRWVLKGVTLDIEKGWAVGLIGENGSGKSTLLKLFTRIIYPNKGAIEMTGKVASLLELGAGFHPDMTGRENIYTNASIFGLTKEEIDAQLDDIIAFSELEEFIDNPVRTYSSGMYMRLAFAVAINVKADILLIDEILAVGDVNFQKKCFNKLKELKREGTTIVIVSHDLSSIENMCDMAVWLNKGEVKAIGNTKQVIDDYMQYMNRKREIAIEKEHGQHEDQGKQQKNDEGKQPLKSAEAKSNEDDGVKWVDNAKRWGSRDIEIINVTMVDDGGTERHSVNWGDRVCIRISYKRHRPVDEHVFGIGITNQDDIHCYGTNTDIDGIEIEEIEDEGIIDFVIDKMTLVEGRYFIDVAAHAKDGRAYDYRRGIYEFMVVSPIKDVGVARLGHEWILK
- a CDS encoding class I SAM-dependent methyltransferase, whose amino-acid sequence is MSDDFLEIRDDTVDVQEIMADIRKSLKERGIHEEDFPNVLSFVGQGGMPGESIQDDMLTINSEWEVVADRPITSHRKVLGPIIVFFKKAIRKCLRWYINPIVDKQRTFNAAIVRVINSIKGSQDETQARIAQLEGEIGRLQQELNAGDTIRRMQAVEDNIRGINKGMQKQKEISLITSERVRRIEGALKREGRIENGTSSIPEVQYEDADIDYFLFEQMHRGSREEIKDRQRVYLKYFEDKEHILDIGCGRGEFIELLMDEGKTDVKGIDLNDDMVIYCKEQGLPVEKIDALSYLKEIQQGEVEGIYMGQVVEHLSPADMVRIIRMAYEKLAKGGVFIAETVNPMCLSVFANAFYVDPSHVKPVHPLTLEFIMQTQGFRNVETIYLSEIKEKLPQIKGNGISNADEFNKGIDRLNNLLFSNQDYAIIGWK